The Synechococcales cyanobacterium T60_A2020_003 genomic interval CACCTGACCGTCATTTCCCGCCGCATACCCATCCTGCCAATCCTGGGAAAGGGCGATCGCATTGACGGCGACTCCTACCCTATCCGATCGGACACAGTGCCAGGTTTCTTCGATCGTCGGTGCAGGATCGGGCACCCTAGAAATCGCAGGTTCGGACACCGTAAAGGGACTGACCTGGCGCGAAGATTGCTCCGCCCGAACAGCCTTCACATCCCACTGGAGTTCTTCCACCGACTCGTAGCGTTTATCCAGTGACTTTTCCAGCAGGCGATCGATAATCCTGGCAAGGCGATCGCTCACCATGCCCGCCACACTGCGCCATACCCATTGCCCATTGGCCGAATTGATGAGTTCAAAGGGCGGTAGTCCAGTAAGCAGGTGAATACAGGTCACACCCAAGCTATACAGATCGCTAGCAAACGTGGCTTGGCCTAGCAATTGCTCTGGGGCGACATACTCGGCACTACCAATGACGGTGCCCACCCGTGCCAGCGTCGAATGGGTGGCGTACTTTGCCGAACCAAAATCGACCAGCACCAGCGCACCCTCCTGACCTCCAGCATCGCGGCGAATCAAGTTCGCGGGTTTCACATCCCGATGGATGACCCGATGGGTATGGAGAAATTGCAGAACGGGCAGCAGTTCATTCAGCATCGCCCAAATCTTAGGCTCATCAAAGGCGCCAAACTCTTGCATCTCTTGGAGCAAGCTTTTACCGCTAATAAATTCCTGTACGAGATAGGTGTAGCCATCCCGCTCAAAGTAGGCGTACAGTTTCGGGATCTGGGGATGCTGAAGAATGGGATCAAGCCGCATGATTTCTCGGCGCAAATTTTCGCCATCCCCCACCTGCTCGTACTCTTTGAAGATGCAGCGAGCATTGGCTAATTTACTCTCGTCCGTTGCCAAAAATGTGCGGCTAGAGTAGCCAACTCCGATCGGCTGAAAGGCTCGAAAGCGATCGCCCAGTTTTAGCCGACGACCACAGGCTGTACAAAAGGTCGCGCGGCTCGCGTTCGCAGGTTTCGGGCAACGGATGTTGAGGCAATAACTCATGGCGGTTTTCCCTCTCCGCATTCTGAGAAGATAACGTTAAGCTAGGTAGAGAACAAGAATTGTTCACCGCTGATCTGATGCGGTGAGATATCTGCGATACTCACATCAGACCTGCACAATCGACCTGCACAATCATTGTTGGTATTGATGCTCGACAAACTCCTCGATCTTTCTCCAAACCTTGGTATTGACACTCTGCTGCTGTTAGTGGTGCTCGGCGCACTAGAGGCCGTCCTGTCAGCGGATAACGCGATCGCCCTGGCTGCGATCGCTCAAGGTCTAGATACGGAAAAGCAGCAGCAGCGTGCTTTAAATATTGGCCTTGTGGTTGCGTTTGTCCTTCGGATGCTTCTGATTCTAACCGCAACTTGGGTGATCCAATTTTGGCAATTTGAGATCCTGGGGGCTGCTTACTTGCTGTGGTTGGTGTATCAACATTTCAGCTCGTCGGATGTCGATGCAGACCATCGCCACCACGGGCCCAAGTTTGCGTCCGTCTGGCAGACGATTCCGATGATTGCGCTGGCTGACCTTGCCTTTTCGCTGGATAGTGTCACGACGGCGATCGCCATTTCGAATGAAGTTTGGCTAGTGCTAGCGGGTGGGACGATTGGCATTATCACCCTCCGATTTATGGCAGGGCTATTCATCCGCTGGCTCGATGAGTTCGTTTACCTAGAGGATGCAGGATTCACCACCGTCGCGTTGGTGGGGGTGCGGCTCATTATCCGGGTCATTGATCCGCTCCTCGTTCCCCCAGAATGGGTCATGATCATGATGATTGGCCTACTGTTCGCTTGGGGATTTTCGAAACGAGTGGTACCTGATGCTGGCGAGCAGTCTATTTCCTCATCGACTCTCAATGCCCTAGAAGCCCTAGAAGCCTTAGAAGCTCCCCGTGAGGCGCAGGAAGCTTCTGTCGATTAATCTCCTAGTAAGCGGGTTCTCTTGAATCGTCTGAAACGTCCGAGTTGAGACTCTTGTTATATTCCAATGGTCTAACTGAGAAGAAACGCACGACTACTGGCGGATCCCTGGGATTAGCAATCCTGTGTATGCTGATTAACAGCAATCACTACTCGTAGGCGTTTTATGGGAACCGAAATTCAAAACGTAGGCTATCTGGCAACTCCCGCAACGGGCACAGGGTCAGGGGTCATTATTCTGCAAGAGTGGTGGGGACTTGTTCCCCATATCAAGTCGGTTGCCGATCGCTTTGCCAAGGCAGGTTATGTTGCCCTAGCCCCGGACTTGTATCACGGAGAAACGACAACTTCTCCGGATGAAGCAGGTCGATTGTTTATGGCGCTGAATATCGAGCAAACCGCAGAATCCCTCAAATCTGCGATCGACTTCCTTCTCAATCACGAAACGGTGAGCAGTACCCAAGTTGGCGTGGTGGGCTTTTGTATGGGGGGACAACTAGCGCTCTTGGCAGGCACGGTCAGCAACCAAATCGGTGCAGTGGTTGATTTCTACGGTATTCATCCTAACGTTTCTCCCAATTTCGCTAATTTAACAGCGCCAGTGTTGGGCATTTTTGGCGACCAGGATACCTTTGTCCCCCCAGACGCCGTGCTGGCCTTGGAGAAAGCGATTCGCGATGCTGGGGGGCAGATTGAAACCCATACCTATGCCAACGCCGATCACGCTTTCTTCAACGACACTCGACCAGAGGTGTACAACCCTACGGCCGCCGCCGATGCCTGGGAACGGACGCTAGCTTTTTTGAAGGGGGCGATCGCTTAAATCTCCCAAAATCCTGGTCTTTTTTGAGCAATTCGCCAGACCAGACTGCTAAGCGACATAAAAAAACCGTGTTCTCGTCTGAGAACACGGTTGAAACTGACACTTATACCAATCTCTGAGATGGTGCGCTCAAGAGATTAGGAAAATTTGGGTTGAGCGATCAGCCACCCGCAAGCGCAGGTACAATGCTGACCTCGTCCCCTGACTGGAGAGCGGTATTTTGTCCATCCAAAAATCGGATATCTTCATTGTTCACGTAGAAATTGATGAATCGGCGAAGCTGTCCCTGATCATCACACAACCGAGCTTTGATGCCCGGAAAGTTTTGATCCAGCGCATCGAGTAGCTCAGAAATATTGCTACCTTCGCATTCCAGCGTTGCCTGGTCACGAGTGAACTTTTGCAGGGGGGTAGGAATTAAAACTTTTACAGCCATAGGATATCTAACATCAAACCGAATCGATTACAACGTACCAATTTAGACAGACACTTGCTGCCATTCCAGACGCTCTAGAGTTTGAGCTCGCTCGAGCGCCCGCTCAAAGCTATCGAGCTTGGGTTCAATCGTGAGCGGTTCGCCAACGTAGCCTTGAACCGCTTCCTGAGTCTTCAGACCATTTCCGGTAATGTAGGCCACGGTCGTTTCATCAGGATTAGTTTTGCCTGCTTCGACGAGCTTCTTCAGAACTGCGATCGTTGTTCCGCCAGCGGTCTCTGTGAAGATGCCTTCGGTTTCAGCCAGCAGCTTAATCCCGTCTACGATTTCTGCATCGGTTACGGATTCAATGTTGCCATTGGTCTTACGAGCAATATCAACCGCATACACACCGTCTGCGGGATTGCCAATCGCAATCGATTTTGCGATGGTGCTGGGTTTTACCGGACTGATGAAGTCGCGACCTTCGCGGAAGGCTTGGGCGATGGGAGAACACCCTTCCGCCTGGGCACCGCTAAAGCGCACGGCTTTTTCCTCAACCAAGCCAAGAGTGGTGAACTCTTGGAATCCTTTGTAAATCTTGGTGAATAGTGAGCCGGATGCTAGCGGTGCAACCACATGGTCGGGAAGTTTCCAGCCTAGCTGCTCGGCAACTTCATAGCCCAAGGTCTTAGACCCTTCGGAGTAGTAAGGGCGGAGGTTAATATTCACAAATCCCCATCCGTGGGTGTTCGCCACTTCAGAACACAGGCGATTGACCTGGTCGTAGTTGCCATGAACAGCCATCACCGTAGGACTGTAGATGAGGGTGCCTAGAACCTTACCCGCTTCCAAGTCAGACGGGATGAAGACGCAGCATTCCAGACCTGCGTGAGCCGCGATCGCCGCTGTGGAATTGGCTAAGTTTCCGGTACTTGCACAGGAAACCGTGGTAAAACCGAGTTCGCGTGCCCGCGTCAACGCCACCGAAACCACCCGATCCTTAAAGCTGAGGGTGGGCATGTTGACCGCATCGTTCTTGATGTATAGCTCTTTCAGTCCCAGGCGACGCGCCAAGCGATTGGCCTTCAGGAGCGGCGTCATGCCAGTGCCCACATCAATCGGATCTTGAGTCGAAACAGGAAGCAGATTGCGGTAGCGCCAGATCGAGTTAGGACCCGCTTCAATCGTTTCGCGAGTGACCACTTGGCTCAAGCGGTTGTAGTCATAAACCACTTCCAAGGGGCCAAAGCAGAGTTCGCAGACGTGGATCGCTTGGGCTTCGTACTCTGCACCGCACTCTTTACACTTCAGCCCTGTGAAGTAGGTACCCGTGGATGCGCTTGTGGTGGGAATGGTTGCCTGGGTCATGTCAGTTTCTCAAAAAATTCTCAACGTTAGCTGAAAACGTAACAAGTTCAAGTCTGGTCAGGGTTTCACGCTGTTTTGCCTGAACATTGAAATGATGGT includes:
- a CDS encoding serine/threonine protein kinase; the encoded protein is MSYCLNIRCPKPANASRATFCTACGRRLKLGDRFRAFQPIGVGYSSRTFLATDESKLANARCIFKEYEQVGDGENLRREIMRLDPILQHPQIPKLYAYFERDGYTYLVQEFISGKSLLQEMQEFGAFDEPKIWAMLNELLPVLQFLHTHRVIHRDVKPANLIRRDAGGQEGALVLVDFGSAKYATHSTLARVGTVIGSAEYVAPEQLLGQATFASDLYSLGVTCIHLLTGLPPFELINSANGQWVWRSVAGMVSDRLARIIDRLLEKSLDKRYESVEELQWDVKAVRAEQSSRQVSPFTVSEPAISRVPDPAPTIEETWHCVRSDRVGVAVNAIALSQDWQDGYAAGNDGQVYRWSMDSVPPEPYLKAHSQPIEAIALHADGSLATGSRDRTVKLWNGSELQHTLEGHRDIITAIAFDPSGQTLYSSSRDKGVQVWDLESGSLIHRFEHPSAVETFILNPPFLVCGDASGSVHLWHSPTRELMRRLAAHQASVSAVVMTSLEPMRVQPDPDRFIVISSGWDMELRVRNFNTGGLHHLLKGHRLPVTAIALRSDGQRIATASHDGTVRLWNPSSPVGIATLSGQSPVLAIAFAEGGGLVCGRQDGTLEFWQQIP
- a CDS encoding DUF475 domain-containing protein; the protein is MLDKLLDLSPNLGIDTLLLLVVLGALEAVLSADNAIALAAIAQGLDTEKQQQRALNIGLVVAFVLRMLLILTATWVIQFWQFEILGAAYLLWLVYQHFSSSDVDADHRHHGPKFASVWQTIPMIALADLAFSLDSVTTAIAISNEVWLVLAGGTIGIITLRFMAGLFIRWLDEFVYLEDAGFTTVALVGVRLIIRVIDPLLVPPEWVMIMMIGLLFAWGFSKRVVPDAGEQSISSSTLNALEALEALEAPREAQEASVD
- a CDS encoding dienelactone hydrolase family protein, with translation MGTEIQNVGYLATPATGTGSGVIILQEWWGLVPHIKSVADRFAKAGYVALAPDLYHGETTTSPDEAGRLFMALNIEQTAESLKSAIDFLLNHETVSSTQVGVVGFCMGGQLALLAGTVSNQIGAVVDFYGIHPNVSPNFANLTAPVLGIFGDQDTFVPPDAVLALEKAIRDAGGQIETHTYANADHAFFNDTRPEVYNPTAAADAWERTLAFLKGAIA
- a CDS encoding MoaD/ThiS family protein is translated as MAVKVLIPTPLQKFTRDQATLECEGSNISELLDALDQNFPGIKARLCDDQGQLRRFINFYVNNEDIRFLDGQNTALQSGDEVSIVPALAGG
- a CDS encoding threonine synthase, with product MTQATIPTTSASTGTYFTGLKCKECGAEYEAQAIHVCELCFGPLEVVYDYNRLSQVVTRETIEAGPNSIWRYRNLLPVSTQDPIDVGTGMTPLLKANRLARRLGLKELYIKNDAVNMPTLSFKDRVVSVALTRARELGFTTVSCASTGNLANSTAAIAAHAGLECCVFIPSDLEAGKVLGTLIYSPTVMAVHGNYDQVNRLCSEVANTHGWGFVNINLRPYYSEGSKTLGYEVAEQLGWKLPDHVVAPLASGSLFTKIYKGFQEFTTLGLVEEKAVRFSGAQAEGCSPIAQAFREGRDFISPVKPSTIAKSIAIGNPADGVYAVDIARKTNGNIESVTDAEIVDGIKLLAETEGIFTETAGGTTIAVLKKLVEAGKTNPDETTVAYITGNGLKTQEAVQGYVGEPLTIEPKLDSFERALERAQTLERLEWQQVSV